A region of the Arenibacter antarcticus genome:
TGTCCAAAATATTGACAATAACATTGGTAAAATGCATTTCATTGGCCAATACCTCGGAGCGCTTTGCCTCTAAATGGGTGTTTATATACCCCCCCCTATCTGCTACTATCAGTTCTACATGTGTAATTGCATCTTCAATTATGTCGTGCACATCTGCCCTATCCTTATTAATATCCAACTGATTTTTTTCCAATTTGGATATTCTGAGTACATTTTCTACCTGAGCGTGCATTCTTTTATTTTCGTCCTTTATCATTTGCAAGTACCGCAGCACCTTCTCTTTATCATCAATTATTTTTGGGTTTTTTATTGCTTCCACAGCCAAATTAATTGTTGCGATCGGCGTTTTAAACTCATGCGTCATATTGTTGATAAAATCCGATTTAATTTCTGAAATCTGTTTTTGCCGTATCAATTGATAAATGGCACTAGAATAGGCAACAACAATGACCAAAGTAAATGCCAAGGATAAAATCGCCATCCCCAGAATAGATTGGATCAGAAAACTTTTTTTCTTCGGAAACGTAATCAACAATGAAAAGTTGGTGTTTCCATCACTGTCTTTAAACAACGGCGCCTTATATAGTGTTGTTTCAGAGAATTTAAATTTTTTGGAACGCACTTTGGTGGGTAGTCCTTTGCTGTACACTCCGTACTCGTAATCAATATCGATTCCCCTATTTTTTAGTTCCCGACTTAAAAACAATTCAATTTCCTGTTTGGATACGCGTTTATGAATAGACCTAGATTTGGCCTGTTCCCTAAAAACATCGTCCAGAGCAGCCTTATCCACAGAGGTAAGTCCGCCTATTTTTTCTAACTTTTGTACCGGAGTAAGAGAGTATTGTCTTCCATCCAACCCAAAATCCTCCTTATAAATCTCCGTCATCCTAGTACTAGTAATATTCTTAAAGGTGGTAGTGTCCAACCCTATATCAAAGAACTTAGATGCCATATTGTAATCCTCCTCCAAAATACCATGGGTATAAAAACGAATTTCGTTGGAGTTTATATCCCGGTCGAAAAAAAAGAAATTCTTAAGATGCGTAGCCTTTGGCTTCCCAATACTATCCTTTAATTTGTAAAATTCATTAAGATAATCTTGAACTTCCCTTTTTTCAATATTTTCTACGACCCTATTTAATATTTGGGTCACTGTATTGGAAAACTGCTCCTCTTTGTCTT
Encoded here:
- a CDS encoding sensor histidine kinase KdpD — translated: MNKRLFGLLVVLMSLSLIGIIFVQSYWINKSVEDKEEQFSNTVTQILNRVVENIEKREVQDYLNEFYKLKDSIGKPKATHLKNFFFFDRDINSNEIRFYTHGILEEDYNMASKFFDIGLDTTTFKNITSTRMTEIYKEDFGLDGRQYSLTPVQKLEKIGGLTSVDKAALDDVFREQAKSRSIHKRVSKQEIELFLSRELKNRGIDIDYEYGVYSKGLPTKVRSKKFKFSETTLYKAPLFKDSDGNTNFSLLITFPKKKSFLIQSILGMAILSLAFTLVIVVAYSSAIYQLIRQKQISEIKSDFINNMTHEFKTPIATINLAVEAIKNPKIIDDKEKVLRYLQMIKDENKRMHAQVENVLRISKLEKNQLDINKDRADVHDIIEDAITHVELIVADRGGYINTHLEAKRSEVLANEMHFTNVIVNILDNAIKYSHSVPKIDVFTEVVGNYIIIKIKDQGSGMGKVVLKKVFEKFYREHTGDIHNVKGHGLGLAYVKKIVDDHQGEVYAESEKGKGSTFYLKLPLI